A single Campylobacter hyointestinalis subsp. hyointestinalis DNA region contains:
- the exbD gene encoding TonB system transport protein ExbD, which translates to MLRLPKNDGLNIVPFIDIMLVLLCIVLSISTFIASGHIKLSLPNADSSIKNIEKSQIVISVDKENNLYFNDGLVDKEALKNEIFKLENSDFIEIKSDKESKFETFVWIIDILKEKNHENFSIVTKND; encoded by the coding sequence ATTTTGAGACTTCCTAAAAATGACGGTCTAAATATAGTTCCTTTTATAGATATTATGCTAGTATTGCTCTGCATTGTGCTTAGCATATCGACGTTTATAGCTAGCGGACACATAAAGCTAAGTTTGCCAAATGCAGATTCTAGTATAAAAAATATAGAAAAAAGCCAGATTGTAATAAGCGTAGATAAAGAAAACAACTTATATTTTAATGACGGATTGGTAGATAAAGAAGCCTTAAAAAACGAAATATTTAAACTAGAAAATAGTGATTTTATAGAGATAAAAAGCGATAAAGAGAGTAAATTTGAGACTTTCGTGTGGATCATTGATATATTAAAAGAGAAAAACCATGAGAATTTCTCCATCGTCACAAAAAACGATTAG
- a CDS encoding TonB family protein, producing the protein MQDEKTTTTGDISKPIYLKNDDELFIKIKNEIVKNVTYPRTARKLGQQGVVKVEFVLDKNGLKSYGLKKQSRFSSLNAAALKALKNASSNFPKVDSKYQISLDIAFELK; encoded by the coding sequence TTGCAAGATGAAAAAACAACTACTACTGGTGATATCTCAAAGCCTATTTATCTAAAAAATGATGACGAGCTATTTATAAAGATAAAAAACGAGATCGTCAAAAACGTAACTTATCCAAGAACAGCAAGAAAACTAGGGCAACAAGGCGTGGTAAAAGTGGAGTTTGTCTTGGATAAAAATGGGCTAAAGAGCTACGGACTAAAAAAACAGAGCCGCTTTAGCTCACTAAATGCCGCAGCTCTTAAAGCTTTGAAAAATGCGAGTTCAAACTTTCCAAAAGTAGATAGCAAGTATCAAATTTCACTTGATATCGCTTTTGAACTCAAGTAA
- a CDS encoding saccharopine dehydrogenase family protein, whose product MSHILIIGAGGVSQVATVKCAMNTKTFTKITLASRTKSKCEAIAKFIKERLNVDINTVKIDADDTKAVVNLIKDIKADLLLNVALPYQDLTLMDACVEAGIPYIDTANYEHPDTAKFEYKLQWAKDSDFKSANTMALLGSGFDPGVTNVFCAYAKQNLFDEIYEIDILDCNAGDHGYAFATNFNPEINLREVSAKGRYWENGKWIETDPMEIMFKWDYPKVGVKDSYLLYHEELESLVKNIPTLKRIRFFMTFGQSYLTHMKCLENVGMLRIDEVEHNGVKIVPIQFLKTLLPDPASLGERTKGKTNIGCVITGIKDDKPRKVYIYNVCDHEECYKETGAQAVSYTTGVPAMIGSMMVANGIWSSKGVFNMEDFDAKPFMDELNKQGLPWEIIEMDPNSNRIVK is encoded by the coding sequence ATGAGCCATATTTTGATCATCGGCGCTGGCGGCGTGAGCCAAGTAGCGACCGTAAAATGTGCTATGAATACAAAAACTTTCACAAAGATAACTCTAGCAAGCAGAACAAAAAGCAAATGTGAAGCAATAGCTAAATTTATAAAAGAGCGTTTAAACGTGGATATAAACACGGTCAAAATAGACGCTGATGATACAAAAGCAGTCGTAAATTTGATAAAAGATATAAAAGCCGATTTGCTTTTAAACGTTGCTTTGCCTTATCAAGATCTAACCCTTATGGACGCTTGCGTGGAGGCTGGAATTCCATATATCGATACTGCAAACTACGAGCATCCAGATACTGCTAAATTTGAGTATAAGTTGCAATGGGCAAAAGATAGTGATTTTAAGAGTGCTAACACTATGGCGCTTCTTGGTAGTGGATTTGATCCGGGCGTGACAAATGTATTTTGTGCTTATGCAAAACAAAACTTGTTTGATGAAATTTATGAGATCGATATCTTAGATTGTAACGCTGGAGATCATGGATACGCTTTTGCTACAAACTTTAATCCTGAGATAAATTTGCGTGAAGTAAGCGCAAAGGGCAGATACTGGGAAAATGGCAAATGGATAGAGACAGATCCTATGGAGATAATGTTTAAATGGGACTATCCAAAAGTAGGCGTAAAAGATAGCTATCTGCTCTATCACGAAGAGCTTGAGAGCTTAGTAAAAAATATACCTACGCTTAAAAGAATTCGCTTTTTTATGACATTTGGGCAAAGCTATCTGACTCATATGAAATGTCTTGAAAACGTTGGAATGCTACGCATAGACGAAGTAGAACATAACGGCGTAAAAATCGTACCTATACAGTTTTTAAAGACACTTTTACCAGATCCTGCTAGTCTTGGGGAGCGTACAAAAGGTAAAACAAACATCGGCTGCGTGATAACAGGTATAAAAGATGATAAGCCAAGAAAAGTTTATATCTACAATGTCTGTGATCATGAAGAGTGCTACAAAGAGACGGGCGCTCAAGCAGTGAGCTACACCACAGGAGTTCCTGCGATGATAGGAAGTATGATGGTCGCTAATGGAATTTGGAGCAGTAAAGGCGTATTTAACATGGAGGATTTTGACGCAAAACCATTTATGGACGAGCTAAATAAACAAGGTTTGCCGTGGGAAATCATCGAAATGGATCCAAATAGCAATAGGATAGTAAAATGA
- the rpmE gene encoding 50S ribosomal protein L31, with protein sequence MKKDIHPEYVECTVTCACGNTFKSKSNKPEIRVDICNVCHPFFTGSEKIVDSAGRVDKFKKKYNMK encoded by the coding sequence ATGAAAAAAGATATACATCCAGAGTATGTTGAATGCACAGTTACTTGCGCTTGTGGAAACACATTTAAAAGCAAGTCAAATAAACCAGAGATCAGAGTTGATATCTGCAACGTATGCCATCCGTTTTTTACAGGTAGCGAAAAGATCGTAGATAGTGCAGGACGCGTTGATAAATTCAAGAAAAAATACAATATGAAATAA
- the rsmI gene encoding 16S rRNA (cytidine(1402)-2'-O)-methyltransferase, with protein sequence MLYFLPTPIGNLDDISKRCLDVLELCEIIICEDTRVTKSLITLLNAKFGLQISPKEFYSLHTHNEKDFFDKFDKSKLETRICVYASDAGMPCISDPGISLVKFAQQNSIKYEVLSGANALLLAAAASGIIEKEFTFLGFLPNLGKERRIAIQNALNSLYPVIIYESPKRILSLVEDIAKLSPDREIFAIKEATKKFETKFKDNATNLLTILKESNLSGEWCVVVDRSPVSAFERISQSDILALDIPPKQKAKLLCKITGENSKKIYQNLIK encoded by the coding sequence TTGCTCTATTTTCTTCCGACCCCGATAGGGAATTTAGATGATATCTCAAAGAGATGCCTGGACGTCTTAGAACTTTGTGAAATCATCATCTGCGAAGATACTAGAGTAACAAAATCCCTCATAACTCTTTTGAATGCTAAATTTGGTTTGCAGATCAGCCCAAAAGAGTTTTATTCTCTTCATACTCACAACGAAAAAGATTTTTTTGATAAATTTGATAAATCTAAGCTTGAAACTAGGATTTGTGTTTATGCAAGCGACGCAGGAATGCCTTGTATAAGTGATCCAGGAATTTCACTAGTGAAATTTGCTCAGCAAAATAGTATAAAATATGAAGTTCTAAGCGGCGCAAACGCTCTTCTACTAGCAGCTGCAGCTAGCGGGATCATAGAAAAAGAATTTACATTTTTAGGATTTTTACCAAATTTAGGCAAAGAAAGACGCATAGCGATCCAAAATGCGTTAAATTCACTATATCCGGTGATCATATATGAGTCTCCAAAACGAATTTTAAGTCTAGTAGAAGATATAGCAAAATTATCGCCAGATAGAGAGATCTTTGCCATAAAAGAAGCTACGAAGAAATTTGAAACCAAATTTAAAGACAATGCTACAAATTTACTCACTATCTTAAAAGAATCAAATTTAAGCGGAGAGTGGTGCGTAGTCGTAGATAGATCTCCTGTTAGTGCATTTGAGCGCATAAGTCAGAGCGATATCTTAGCTCTTGATATACCACCAAAACAAAAGGCGAAATTACTTTGCAAAATCACAGGCGAGAACTCAAAAAAAATATATCAAAATTTGATAAAATAA
- the rlmB gene encoding 23S rRNA (guanosine(2251)-2'-O)-methyltransferase RlmB — protein MIIYGKQLFLHLLDKHKDKLINIYLAKEVEKDIFSKIAKSGIKIQKVDNKKAQALARGGNHQGFLAEVSEFEFANLDLIKKQDFIVVLYGLSDVGNIGGIVRSAYALGGGGVIIVAKNAAMEGIVRTSSGAAYEIPVALVNDGLSLLNELKQVGYKIYGSDAKGKNPSECKFDKKTVLVMGSEGEGIHKKALEKCDESLGIKMREGWDSLNVSVAFGILFDRMING, from the coding sequence ATGATTATTTATGGAAAACAATTATTTTTACATTTATTAGACAAACATAAAGATAAGCTTATAAATATCTACTTAGCTAAAGAAGTTGAAAAGGATATCTTTAGTAAGATCGCTAAAAGTGGTATCAAAATTCAAAAAGTAGACAATAAAAAAGCTCAAGCTTTGGCTCGCGGTGGAAATCATCAGGGCTTTTTGGCCGAAGTCAGTGAGTTTGAGTTTGCAAATTTAGATCTTATCAAAAAGCAAGATTTTATAGTGGTTTTATATGGACTTAGCGACGTTGGGAATATAGGCGGTATAGTGCGAAGTGCTTACGCACTTGGCGGGGGCGGCGTTATCATAGTAGCAAAAAACGCTGCTATGGAAGGTATAGTTAGAACTAGTAGTGGCGCTGCTTATGAGATCCCAGTAGCTTTAGTAAATGACGGGTTAAGTCTTTTAAATGAACTAAAACAAGTGGGATATAAAATTTACGGCTCTGATGCCAAAGGTAAAAATCCTAGCGAGTGTAAATTTGATAAAAAAACCGTACTTGTGATGGGTAGTGAAGGCGAAGGAATCCATAAAAAAGCTCTTGAAAAATGCGATGAAAGTTTAGGCATAAAAATGCGTGAAGGCTGGGATAGTTTAAATGTCAGCGTAGCGTTTGGAATATTATTTGATAGGATGATAAATGGCTAA